From the genome of Arthrobacter sp. SLBN-122:
GGCGCGGACTCCGGGCCCTGATCGGGCTGGTGGGGGCCTACTTCGTGCTCGCAAACTTCCTGCTCCCGGGCCTGGTGGAAGGCAAGCCGCCGCTGCTGCTGGCCCTGGTGGGTTCCACCGTGATCATGATCGGGGTGCTGTACTTCGCCCACGGATTCTCCGCGCGCACCTCCACAGCCCTCCTGGGGACCATCTTCGGCCTTGCCATCACCGCCCTGCTGGCAGCCTGGGCCACCAACGCCGCCAACCTTGCCGGGGTGGGCAGCCACGACGCGGCCACCCTGGTGAACACCTCGGCAAACATCTCCATCTCCGGTGTGATCCTCTGCGGACTCATCATCTCCGGCCTGGGTGTCCTCAACGACGTGACCATCACCCAGTCCTCGGCGGTGTGGGAACTTTACGAGCTGGCACCGGGCAGCAGCGCCCGGAAGCTGTTCACCTCGGCCATGCGGATCGGCCGCGACCACATCGCCTCCACCGTGTACACCATCGCCTTCGCGTACGCCGGCGCCGCACTGCCCATCCTGATCATCGTCATGCTCTACGACCGGCCGCTGATGGACACCCTCACCAGCGCCGAACTCTCCGAGGAGGTCATCCGGACCCTGGTGGGTTCGATCGGGCTGGTCCTGGCCATCCCGGTCACCACCCTGATCGCCGTGCTCGTGGTGAAGGCCACCGGGATCAAGGCACCAGACGCCGTGCCAGTGACCGGTGCGGTGCGGGACGGAAAGAGGGGTACAAAGCACGACGACGGGCACGTCCATACGGACGGCGTCACGGACACGGGGGCGCTCGCCGCCGCCGTGCTTGAGGAGCGCACCCGGCGCACCGCCGTCGAACCCGCGGATGAACCAGCCACCCGGCGGGGCCGCCGGGCCGACCGCGGCTGAAAACCTTCTCTTTGTACGGCTGTCCAGCTGCTGCTACTGGAAGTCGGCCAGCCAGAGATCCGGGCCGAAGACTTCGTACTGGATGTCCTTGGGCCGGACGCCTGCGCCCACCAGGGCGGTCCGGACGGCCTGCATGAAGGGCACCGGGCCGCAGAGGTAATATTCGGCGTCGGATGGCAGCTGGACATCCTTGATGTTCATGAACCCTGAGCGCACGGTCCCGCCCGCATCGGAGGTGGAGGATTCGGTGCCGTCCGGATCGAGGAACCACGTATTCAGGGATGCATCCGGCAGTGCGGCAAGGTCAGCCGTCACCTGGTTCCGCAGCGCGAAGGAGGCAGGGGAGTCGTCCGCGTGCAGGAACATAACCTTCCGCTGCGAGCCGGCCTTCACCAGGTGGGACAGCATGCCTGCCATGGGCGTGATCCCGATGCCCGCGCTTGCCAGCACCACGGGCCGGTCCGTGTATTCGAGCACAACGTCGCCGAAGGGCGCCGAAAGGGTGACTTCATCGCCCACGTCGACGTGGTCGTGGAGGAGGTTGGACATCTCGCCGTCCGGCTTCCCTTCCGTGCGCACGCGCTTGACGGCGAACCGCCGGTGCTGTCCGTCGTCGGCCTGGGTGAGGCTGTACTGGCGCGGCTGCAGGACGCCGTCGGGCATCTGCATCCGGAGGGTGACGTACTGTCCGGGGAGGGAGGGCTTGACCTCCCGCTCGTCGGTCCTTTCAACCACGAAACTGGCAACGTCGCCGGTTTCCTGGATCTTTTCGGCCACCCGCCAGTTACGCCACACGGTCTCCGGGCTCAGCCGGACGGCGTCGTAGAGGCCACGTTCCTTGTTGATGAGCATGTTGGCCATGAGCCAGTAGACCTCGTCCCACGCAGCGGCCACTTCCGGTGTTACTGCGTCGCCGAGGACATCCACGATGGCCCACATCAGGTTGTCGTGCACCACCTGGTACTGCTCGGGGCTCAGGCCCAGGGACACGTGCTTGTGCGCAATGCGGGACAGCAGGTGGTCAGGCAGGTGCGTGGGGTCGTTGACGAGGAAGCCGGCAAAGGCGGCGATTGACCCGGCCAGCGCCTGCTGCTGCCGGCCGTCGGCCTGGTTTCCTCGGTTGAAGAGGCCGTTGAGCAGTTCGGGATGTTCCTCGAACATGTGGCCATAGAAGCGGGAGGCGATCTCCTGGATGTTTTCGCCGACGACTGGAAGGGTCGCCTGGATCACGGGGTATGCGGTGTCTGACAGCACGGTGATCTCTCCTCTGAAGGCAGGCCCCCTGGCAAGGCCCGGTTCCACGACACGCTAACAGCCGGGTTGAAACCCCCGACAGGCCCTTTGGCACTGGCGGGCAACCACCGATTTGCCCGGCTTTGCAACAATGGACAGGTGACTGTTGCAGCAACTCCTCCCGCCCCCAAGCTGGAACTCCCGCCCCTGAAGCTGGGACCCATCACGGTTGACACCCCGGTGATCCTGGCCCCGATGGCCGGCATCACCAACTCCGCCTTCCGCAGGCTCTGCCGTGAGTACGGCGGCGGCATGTACGTGGCGGAGATGGTCACCTCCCGTGCGCTGGTGGAGCGGAGCCCCGAATCCCTCCGGATCATTTCGCATGACGACGACGAGAAGGTCCGCTCCGTCCAGCTGTACGGCGTCGACCCCGGTACCGTCGGCGCCGCCGTCCGGATGCTGGTGGAGGAGGACCGGGCGGACCACATCGACCTCAACTTCGGCTGCCCCGTTCCCAAGGTGACCCGGCGCGGCGGCGGGTCCGCCCTGCCCTGGAAGATTGATCTCTTCACCTCGATCGTGCAGACCGCCGTCAGGGAAGCCGCCAAGGGCAACATCCCGCTGACCATCAAGATGCGCAAAGGCATTGACGATGACCACCTGACGTACCTCGACGCAGGCCGCATCGCCCGCGATGCCGGCGTGGCAGCCGTCGCGCTCCATGGCCGCACCGCCGCCCAGTTCTACTCCGGCAAGGCGGACTGGTCCGCCATTGCCCGGCTCCGTGAGGCGCTCCCCGACATCCCCGTGCTGGGCAACGGCGACATCTGGTCCGCCGAGGACGCCGTCCGGATGGTGCGGGAAACCGGGGTGGACGGCGTGGTGGTGGGCCGCGGCTGCCAGGGCCGGCCATGGCTCTTCGGGGACCTGCAGGCCGCCTTCGAAGGCAGCGACGTCCGCCACCGGCCCAACCTGCGGCAGGTGGCAGAGGGTGTGTACCGCCACGCCGAACTGATGGTGGAAACCTTCGGCGACGAAGGCAAGGCACTGCGCGAGATCCGCAAGCACATCGCCTGGTACTTCAAGGGCTATGTGGTGGGCGGGGAACTGCGCACCCGGCTTGCCCTGGTCACCAGCCTGGAAGTGCTCCGGGACACCCTGGCCGAGCTGGACCTGGATTCGCCCTATCCCGGAGTGGACGCCGAGGGCCCGCGCGGCCGTTCCGGCTCACCCAAGCGCCCTGCCCTGCCCAAGGACTGGCTGGACTCCCGGGCGCTGAACGATGACCAGTCCCGGGACATCGCAGCTGCCGAACTGGATGTTTCCGGTGGCTGAAACACCGACGGCAGGAACGCCCATCGCCGCCCTGGCGCTGCCCGGGTACGATCTGCACGATTCCGCCCGCTGGGTGGAGGAGCCGCCCAAGAGCACCTACCGGTCGGACTTTGAACGGGACCGGGCCCGCGTGCTGCACTCCTCGGCCCTGCGCCGGCTGGGCGCCAAAACCCAGGTGGTGGCACCGGACACCGACGACTTCGTCCGCACCCGCCTCACACACAGCCTGGAAGTGGCCCAGGTGGGCCGCGAACTCGGCCGGGCCCTGGGCTGCGATCCCGACGTGGTGGACACCGCCTGCCTCAGCCACGACCTGGGCCACCCGCCCTTCGGCCACAACGGCGAATCGGCGCTCAACGAGGTGGCGCATGCCATTGGCGGCTTCGAGGGCAACGCCCAGACCCTCCGCCTGCTCACCCGCCTCGAACCCAAGGTGCTCACGGCTGACGGCCGGCCCGCCGGACTGAACCTGACCCGCGCAAGCCTTGACGCGGCGTCGAAATACCCGTGGTCCGCCCTGGAAGCACCGGTGATCCACGGCCAGCGGACCAGCAAGTTCGGCGCGTACGAAGACGACCTGCCCATCTTCAACTGGCTCCGGGAGGGTGCGCCGGAGCGCCGGACCTGCCTGGAAGCCCAGGTGATGGACCTGGCGGACGACATCTCCTACTCGGTGCACGACGTGGAGGACGCGATCGTGGCCGGACACTTCCAGCTGCGCTGGATGGACAACCCGGACCACCGCGCCCGCGTGGTGGGCTACGCCAAGCAGTGGTACCTGCCGCACAACGACCCCGCAGCCATCGATGCCGCACTCGCCCGGCTGGAGGCCACAGACGTGTGGGTGCGCGAGGCGGACGGCAGCCGCAGGTCCATGGGGGCACTGAAGAACATGACCAGTCAGCTGATTGGCAGGTTCTGCCAGAGCGCCCTGGAAACCACCCGCGCCGTCTACGGGCCGGAGAACCTCACGCGCTACAACGCCGAACTGATGGTTCCGGACGAGACCGTCATGGAGATCGCCGTGATGAAGGGCCTTGCCACCACCTTCGTGATGACCACCGAACACCGGCAGCCCATCTACGAGCGCCAGCGGGAGGTGCTCCACGCCCTGGTGACGGCCCTCAGCGCCACGGGGGACCGGCACCTGGAGCCGATGTTCGCGGCGGACTGGCGGGCGGCGGACGACGACGGCGCGCGCCTTCGCGTGGTCATCGACCAGGTGGCGTCCCTCACCGACGGTTCCGCCCTGGCCATGTACGAGCGCCTGGTGGGGAGCCTGCCCTCGCTGTGGTGAACCGCCCCTGAAACCCCCGCCTGAAGATCCACCCGATCAGCAGCTTCCTTAAAGCATTTACACAGGAACGAAGCGCACCATGGGAGGAAAACAGGCCGCCAGGAACGGGAACAGGTCATGAGTACTCGCAGCAGGGGCAAGCGCCTCGCTACCGGGATAACAGCAGCCGTGGGCGTTGGCAGTTTCGCCGCTGCCGGGGTCGCCGCCGCTGCCGTCTATGCCGCCACGCCTTCCGTGATCGCCAGGACAAGGTCCGCCACGGACAGCAGGCAGGACAGCAGCCCGCAGGGCAACAGCGCAGAGGGAAATACGGAAGACAGCAAAGCCAAATCCGGTTCTGCGCGCTCTGGCGACGACGACGACCATGGCAGCCGCCACGACAAGACGACGCGCCGCTCCAAGAGCTACAGCAACTCTGGCGGCACCAGCCCGGTCCAGCCCGGGAACGGCAGTACCATCCATGGCAGGTCCTCGGGGTCCTGACATGGACAGTTCTGATGGTGCCCGTGTCGAGGGGCATGCTTCGGAAACCACGGACCGGCCGGCCGGCCCGGAAAGCACAGCGCAATCCAGCTGGACAGTCTGGCAGTTGGAGGCATCCGTGACTGTTACCGATCCCGGCATGCTTGCCGCGGCGGAGGGCATCGTCCGTGGGGTGCTGGCCGCCGTAGACCTCGCCTGCAGCTGTTTCCGGGGTGACTCCGAGTTGATGAGGCTTCAGCCGCTGATGGCAGCGGGCGTGAGCGTGAGCCCGATGTTCCGGCTGCTCCTGGAGCGCGCCCTGGAGGCCGCGGAAATGACCGACGGAGACGTCGACCCCAGTCTCGGGACAGACCTGGCAGCGCTGGGCCACGGCCCAGGGCTGCAGCGCAGACCGGGGCTCCAGAGCGTGCCGGTGCCCTCGCCACATCTCCCACACACCCCGACTCCGGAAGCCCCGACGCCGGACACCTTGGCTCCGCGGCTCCTCGGCTGGTCCCGGATCCACTTGGATGCGGCGAAACTGACAGTGCCGGCCGGGCTGCGCCTGGACCTGGGAGCGTCCGCCAAGGCGGTCGCGGCAGATCTCGCAGCCGCCAAGGTGCACCGGAAGCTGGGCTGTGGGGTGCTGGTGAACCTGGGCGGAGACCTGGCCAGCGCAGGGCCAGGACCATGTGAGGACGCCATGCCCGGCCAGTGGCAGATCCTCGTTCAGGACCTCGCCGCAGACCCCGCCCAACAAGTCTCTCTGGCAGCGGGCTTTGCGCTGGCCACCTCCAGTACTCAAAAGCGCCGATGGACACATC
Proteins encoded in this window:
- a CDS encoding deoxyguanosinetriphosphate triphosphohydrolase, giving the protein MFPVAETPTAGTPIAALALPGYDLHDSARWVEEPPKSTYRSDFERDRARVLHSSALRRLGAKTQVVAPDTDDFVRTRLTHSLEVAQVGRELGRALGCDPDVVDTACLSHDLGHPPFGHNGESALNEVAHAIGGFEGNAQTLRLLTRLEPKVLTADGRPAGLNLTRASLDAASKYPWSALEAPVIHGQRTSKFGAYEDDLPIFNWLREGAPERRTCLEAQVMDLADDISYSVHDVEDAIVAGHFQLRWMDNPDHRARVVGYAKQWYLPHNDPAAIDAALARLEATDVWVREADGSRRSMGALKNMTSQLIGRFCQSALETTRAVYGPENLTRYNAELMVPDETVMEIAVMKGLATTFVMTTEHRQPIYERQREVLHALVTALSATGDRHLEPMFAADWRAADDDGARLRVVIDQVASLTDGSALAMYERLVGSLPSLW
- a CDS encoding globin domain-containing protein, whose translation is MLSDTAYPVIQATLPVVGENIQEIASRFYGHMFEEHPELLNGLFNRGNQADGRQQQALAGSIAAFAGFLVNDPTHLPDHLLSRIAHKHVSLGLSPEQYQVVHDNLMWAIVDVLGDAVTPEVAAAWDEVYWLMANMLINKERGLYDAVRLSPETVWRNWRVAEKIQETGDVASFVVERTDEREVKPSLPGQYVTLRMQMPDGVLQPRQYSLTQADDGQHRRFAVKRVRTEGKPDGEMSNLLHDHVDVGDEVTLSAPFGDVVLEYTDRPVVLASAGIGITPMAGMLSHLVKAGSQRKVMFLHADDSPASFALRNQVTADLAALPDASLNTWFLDPDGTESSTSDAGGTVRSGFMNIKDVQLPSDAEYYLCGPVPFMQAVRTALVGAGVRPKDIQYEVFGPDLWLADFQ
- a CDS encoding FAD:protein FMN transferase: MTVTDPGMLAAAEGIVRGVLAAVDLACSCFRGDSELMRLQPLMAAGVSVSPMFRLLLERALEAAEMTDGDVDPSLGTDLAALGHGPGLQRRPGLQSVPVPSPHLPHTPTPEAPTPDTLAPRLLGWSRIHLDAAKLTVPAGLRLDLGASAKAVAADLAAAKVHRKLGCGVLVNLGGDLASAGPGPCEDAMPGQWQILVQDLAADPAQQVSLAAGFALATSSTQKRRWTHHGIQVHHILDPRFGLPAEPVWRSVTVAAPTCLQANAFSTAAIVRGFAAVEWFRTEGIPARLVDSRGRITTTGGWPVESSTPVEAADAIGGVRHG
- a CDS encoding YibE/F family protein, producing MAARSKANRILAAVLIPLALLTLAGMAWLWPSGSKEGVSLANPYSTAPGVTFDTGTIQNVVTENCTQGLSQQGTGQQGAGQQGNSQQGSTQQPPGQGSDCTFAFTEPDKGGSPVKVVINPDVASSHGVKPGDQIRYLNLSNAQGATGSQGSPAYIFVDFVRTLPIVLLAVLYAAVVIAVARWRGLRALIGLVGAYFVLANFLLPGLVEGKPPLLLALVGSTVIMIGVLYFAHGFSARTSTALLGTIFGLAITALLAAWATNAANLAGVGSHDAATLVNTSANISISGVILCGLIISGLGVLNDVTITQSSAVWELYELAPGSSARKLFTSAMRIGRDHIASTVYTIAFAYAGAALPILIIVMLYDRPLMDTLTSAELSEEVIRTLVGSIGLVLAIPVTTLIAVLVVKATGIKAPDAVPVTGAVRDGKRGTKHDDGHVHTDGVTDTGALAAAVLEERTRRTAVEPADEPATRRGRRADRG
- the dusB gene encoding tRNA dihydrouridine synthase DusB; amino-acid sequence: MTVAATPPAPKLELPPLKLGPITVDTPVILAPMAGITNSAFRRLCREYGGGMYVAEMVTSRALVERSPESLRIISHDDDEKVRSVQLYGVDPGTVGAAVRMLVEEDRADHIDLNFGCPVPKVTRRGGGSALPWKIDLFTSIVQTAVREAAKGNIPLTIKMRKGIDDDHLTYLDAGRIARDAGVAAVALHGRTAAQFYSGKADWSAIARLREALPDIPVLGNGDIWSAEDAVRMVRETGVDGVVVGRGCQGRPWLFGDLQAAFEGSDVRHRPNLRQVAEGVYRHAELMVETFGDEGKALREIRKHIAWYFKGYVVGGELRTRLALVTSLEVLRDTLAELDLDSPYPGVDAEGPRGRSGSPKRPALPKDWLDSRALNDDQSRDIAAAELDVSGG